GTTAGGGGACAGCAAACTTTCGTGCCTATTCCATTTGCTTCACCAATATTTTCActaaaataaaactacataactttttagcatattttctaaaattaaatagcattaacatttgcaatttatttaattagaaTTAAAAGACTGAATGACTATCatgtttgttgttttcttttttctaagtTTGTTAGTATTTTAATTACTGCAGGAGAACTGTTCACGCTGGAGGATTGAACGCCACTGACTTTGCAGATGGCACGGTGGTGCAGATCACCGCCTTATACATTGTGTACAGCAATTACAAGATGACTTAGGTAAGTGGGAGAAAGACTTTGTTATTAAGTtccattgataaaaaaaagtccctTTGGGTCTACAGATGTTTAACAAAAATCTGTACAAAGGGTGGACATTCCAGTCTTATTGAGCGCagaattctaaaaatatatatgtgtgttttattgtaCTTCTTGCATGAATGTTGGACAGCCCATGGGATATCACTCAACTCGGAGAGCTACTTTTCCCTAATAGAAAAAGggttaataattatttttcattaccaaaaatatatttttggcacCATTGAACTTGTTAAATGACAGCATCGTATTTCATTTTTCATCTGTTCACCTGCATTTTTCCcaaaaaatggagtttatgaTTAACATCAGTACATTTACAACTTTTTTATGcactagataaaaaaaataaatctatgaaATGCACATGTAAATAAAAGGTAAAAAGTTGAATGTGCTTCCCAATAACTAACTGATATCACTGGTTTCTCGTAAACTAATTGgctgtattaaaataaatatttgtttggtCTACCAGATGGTTACTTCCACTATATGTAAGTGACCGGTGTTTAACACAAGACAAGTGATTAATTACATTTCGTAAAATCTGATTGTGCCTGTATTCTCACTAATCAGACATGCCGACTTGTGTCACATTAGTCCTGAATGCTGCTTATTCATTTCTTAGAGAAAATCATTGAGCCTCAAATATGGATGGCAAAACGATCAAAGTGCGATGCAAAATCACTTTTGGTGATGTCATGCTCCTAGATTTGTTCTGGCGCACTTTCCTTTCTGACAAAGTACATTCGCTTGTGGAGCAGAAGTTGGCAGTAGTTGGGCTGAGTTTGGGCATTCCTTGCAAAGTAGAGTGTGTGCCTGGTTATGTGAAGCAGTGCAAAAGATATTTCAGTTGATGAactgaaattatttaaatgaaataaagggTGGGAAACCTTTTTAGGGGCATTCCTTTCTGTGCTGAAGGGTACACAGACATTTCTCTCCGCTTCACTAACATTTTTCAGTAGCTCCGAGCTGGCGTATCTGAAATCAGAGATAAGAGATCATATTTACtgagcagcgggtttgaaaaattggagatgttgcctatagcaaccattctgaTTCTAAttatcgttttgtagaatgcactaaataaatgacagctagaatctgattggttgctataggcaacttctccactcttttcaaacccgcagcttagcaaataTATCCCCAGGTTTCGTCCTCTACTTTTAAAAGGACACATTTTTCAGTTGCACTTTAGCGGCAAAGTACATTTCTAGGCGCACTCTGTCCAATATGGTTAATTGTAGCCTTGAGAGTGAGGAGATAACCGCTGAGTATTAtaggaaaaaaattgaaaaatgaaaTCTAGTGAAAGGGGTGTTTATAAAAtgttgtgacatttacacttttgcacagtgtgctGCAAATCTAAGCGCACTTCTAGTTGACAAAGATGTCTTCTGAACACTTAAAGTAGATGTGCACCTTATAATGCCCTGGGCGGACCATCTAGGTAAAGTGGTGCAAAACCAAAACGGTTCATGATGCACATCCTGTGCACTTAAATGAGGTTAAAACACCTAGATATGACTTCATGCAGCTTATTTCATTAGAAACtgaattttatacatatatacatttgtaaaattTGCAGATGCGTGTCAATGAAGTGTAGTCCACACTCGGTTTGGAATTTCGTGGTTATCTCTTACTTCAGGTTAGTgcttagaaaatgttttttttgaacACGAAAAACCTGTCTCAcaataatgttattttaattaaaatctataaATTTGCTGAACATATGTACAAATATTTAGTTGAAGCAGTTCTGATCTAAGGGTTGGTGACCCAAAGATTTTTGTCTTAAATGTTATAAAAGGTCCAAACCGTTATTACGGTGTCTTCCCCTCCCCCATTGTCAGCCCAGTGTACACAGCATTGAAATGTGTCCACCACTTGCTCAGAACTTCCTGCGTACAGCGGCATCAAGAGATTAATCGCTCCGACTGGTAATTCTAGAAGCTTCTCTCCACCACCTGTTGGCCTTCTAAATTATCTTCTGcttgtataaaaatacatttattgggccCTATAATCTTTCAGTTCAGCCTCCAATCTGGAGAAATGTGCAAATCATCTCTGTGGAATACGTAACGTGTTCAGTCCTCTCACTTTGAGACAGTTTCCAGCGTGTTCCCTTCTCGTGGCCTGTAAAGACAGATCAATTTAAAGTCAGCAAACTCTAGCTAAAGCTGGTGTTTATCTTCTGTTTTGTTGCCACCCCCATTCCCAATTAAATGGACCTTTTTGAATGTTATGTGTCAAGAATGACatcgaggggtatatttactaaactgtgggtttgagaaagtggagatgttgcctataacaaccaatgagattctagttagcatttatttagtacattctacaaaatgacagctagaatctgattggttgctataggcaacatctacactttttcaaacccccagtttagtaaatatacctcgaAGTGTCCATGATCATTTTCTCAGCTCTGACAATTGCAATATTCTTAAACTTTGATAATATAAAGGAAATGGCAATGGTAAAACATTGTCACTAAAATGCAGTTCTCTTGTATTCCATAGTAGGTAAAACCTGCATTTACATGAAAATGACAATTCCTTGTATTTTTAAGTGGTTCAAATGGATTTTAGAACTGTAAAAAAGACTCAAAATTTCTACATTATGTTGTAAAACCCTGATATAACATTAGAAAAtttcaagaaaaaataaatccttTCCTAGGATTTATACATTGGCGTTGTATagtagttttttttaacaaaggaaATAGcagaataatattttaaatattaatacaCACAATGCATCTTTGGCCTTTATTTAGCCATTTATCCCACATGCATTCATGTGTATGAGAGATGTGCTTTTATGGGGTATTATTTTAGCAACTAATAGGGCATGGGCAGAGCGAAATGTTGGTTAAAGAAATTGAGACCTATATTCTGGACTTAGAGGACCCCAGTTTAAATGACATCAAAAGCAAATTTTCCATTATAAAATAAAGAGATGTTATTCACATGCCCCTTTTCCCTGGCATTGTGTTATGGTAAGAGTGGTATCGTAATTGCATTACAGATCTTGGTATATCAGTTTCACATTTGTTGAGTCAGTGATGGTGCATTAGGAATAAAAAGCATGGCTTATTTACTGCAATGACTGCTTTTctttaaaacaataaatgtaattgtttttaaattaacaAGTCCAACACTTAGTCCACAGGTTTCCAAATTAGTGTAGGACTAATTAGCATGTTAACGCTATACAAACATGACTTGTGCCTTTTGAAGTAGAGAAGTGCGTTCTACAACCCATGCTGCATGGGTGCCAATGACATAGAAGTTTTACCATAAAGAGCTATGGAGAATGCTATGGATTTGAAGTGGGACATAAATTGCGATTATAGAGGGAGAATAACTGCAGACAAATAACTGTACCTCACTTATAACCACACAACTGTTCAGTGGCAAGCATGGAAAGATGCTGGTTTTCATCATTTTATTGTTAAACTGATACAAATATAATGGCATTCACCTCATCACCAGGGTCAAATGTATTACAATAGCTCCTGTGGCTGGAGGCCCAGGGAAAACTACTCACTTATCCTCCAGGAAAAGTCTCAAAATTGTCCTtaaatgctttgctttcctttgtTACCATGTGGTGTTAGACTCTGCATTAATGCAGGACAATCAGGGTATTTTGTTACTAGCCGACCTAACACAAAACGCTAGGAAGCCAGAAATTAGTGTCATTTTTTTACACTGCTCTAAAGATCTGTGTCTATTTTCCTATATGATATTATAATATGAAGCAGTAATATTATCTTGTGGTTTCATATTTTGACAGACCTTATtgtgagagagaaaaagaaaagtctcaaacagaagaaaaaaatagaatgtttagaagaaataaatagaatgtttagaagaaaaaaatagaatgtttagaagaaaaaaatagaatgtttAGTATACAACTTTGGCTGAGAGGTAATAAATGTGACATTACAGTTCTACCACTATTTTAACACTACAACTACACTGTCAAATGTATTAATtgaattaaaatgttatattaaacCCATCTCTAAAGAGCCACTTTTTGTCTGCAGTTTAAATTGACAATAGTTGTTTTCTAATCAGGGCATCAATTTGTTTCAAACTTTCGGTTTATTATCTAAATGGATGCCCCTCATTTGCTCAACACATTGGAATATTCGAACATTTTGAATTAATTGTTGGCTATAAAACTTACCCCTTTCCTCTGGTTACTAAGACAGAAAGTGCAGATGCTGCGTGGATGTTTGCTGTCTGCTTCATCCCTGGGTCTGTAGACCGTACTGAAACACGGCTGTCCATCCTCGCAGCCTTCCCCAAGTAGAAGTACATTAGCCAGGTGGGAGATGTAGCTGGATGCCAAGCGCAGAGTCTCTATCTTGGAGAGCTTCCTATCCACTGGCTCTGTGGGTATCAGTGTGCGTAGGGCAGTAAACGCAGTGTTTACACTTTGTGTCCGATCTCTTTCCCTGGCATTAGCTGCTTGCCGCTGCTTCACTACTACCACCTGTCCAGTGGTCCGGGGAACCTTTCTCCTCTTCGCTGAGGATTCATAGCAGTCAAACGATTGATCCGAAGTGTCACTCTCACTTCTATTCTCTTCGTCCTCAGACATCATGCTAACATCCGGATAAATCACATGCGTAGGCATGGATCGGAGCATGGTGAAAGCCATGCTTTGTTTAATGCCAAATCGTGTCTCTTGTTACCTGATACAATGGAAAATGGTCACAAATCTTCCGCAGTCGCCCCAGCTGCCCCCTGTACAGATTAATGCCTTAATTCCTTTTTCAAGTAATTGCGGTTTATCTATATTATAGCTCATAAGAAGGCCTGATGGTTCTCAAAGCCTGTGCCTGTGAATTTAATTCTCCTAATGTCTTCACAGCTGTTCATGTAGTTTCCTCCCCACAGCAAGAAAGGAGGAGTCGCATTAAGCTCTGGTGGCTCCTTAGGaatctgtatatattatacatgggAGGGGCTACTGGCAGCAGCTCTCTACTAGCATATGGCCTCACTACATGCACAGCTTCTGTTTATAAAGCTTCAAGCCCAGTATCACGGTTTTATCCTTTGTAAATGGAAGTAGGAGAtttggaattttttttctctttctatgTGTTGATACATCTCCGTGTCAGTTCTCTTGCTGGCGGGCCAAGGGTTAAATTCAATGTAAAATGTTATCATTTACAAAGCTGTTCTGCAATGTAAAGTTTAATAGCTGCTTCAAAGCTGGTTTACATTGCAGGTTCCTGCGCAGAAGCCTCTTGTTAAAGACAATAAATTCACCTTGTGTTTCTTTTGTGTAACCCTAGTCCTACCTCTAGACTTTCCTTAAACTATTGGTGGACTGGCAGTCTTAAATGATAGTTTACTTGAttagaagtggatttttttccaTCCACTTAGCTGGGAATCTCTTTCTCTGTGTAAGGGAGATTGGTCCTCCACACAGGAGGACCCCGATATGCAGATCTTTTCTCTGCAGGGCGTAATGTCAGATCTGCAACATGCCATCTCATTAGCCCACCAGGGTAATAATATCTGAAAAGTGCCAGTGGCACTTGCCAGTGCCAGTGGCACTAGCCAGTGCCAGTGCTCCATTCTGGCAAGCTCTACTTATTGGGTGCTCCTTTGTGGAGGCCTGCTTAATCTGGTGTTCCCCAGGTACAGAGGAGAGTTGTCCCAGGGAATCCCCACCATTCAGggaatccccctcccccccccccccaaaaaaaaaaagaaaacttattTTTTGGCATAGCAAACACTGTGATGTTAACTTTTGACCACTAGAGGCATTGTTTCATTGATATCTACCAGTGTTTGAGCATTTCAATCGTATTAATAGACAGTGGGGAGGTTCAATTCGGTGCAAGGTGTCTCCAGAATGTCCACAGAGACACATCGCGCCGATGTTATAGCTGAAATCTCTGCTAATTTtttcttgcaccccatagaggtgcacagaaaaatgagcggTGCTTCCTATCATAATGGCTGGCAATAGGCGCATCTGAACATTGAGCCGACGTTCAGCGGTACCTCGCATCGTATTAAATCTCCCCCAATATACAGTAACATGTGTGTTTGATTTTTACTGAATGTTTATATTGTAAAACATGATCAAACAGGTAAGCAAAAATATTCACTTTTGACAGTCTGCAACTGTAATCTGGTCAATTATTTGCTTGCAGTTAattctatatatagtatatattctaATTGGGCTGATTTTCATTCTAGTCTACTTTGAAATCATTTTGGTAGACTGCTCTTGTTCAACAAATGTAACATTGATACATTGTATCTAAAAAgtatatcttttattaaacattaaaatgtaacatattaCAAATTATAGTTATAAAACTCTTTGTTAATGCAGGATGCTTATATAAACTACACAATGGTGTGCACGTGTGCAGTGTAACCTTACACAAATGCTATTGTTGTGCTGACTCCTTTTTCGTTCATATTTTTCCATTTGAACAAGTTTAAATTCAGTTTCTGCCAATCAATAATGGTCCTTGCATGCCTGAAAGATGTCCTGTTCAAAAAGTATCCCATGTTTAAGAGTACCCATTGCCTATTCCTGGTAGAGGCAGACAGTTATGGACAAATGTGAATGGATTGCTGCATTCTCCCTACTATTGGTTCGGCTCGCAAACCATGTCAGGTTGTGGGTGTCATAGATGCCACTGGTTCCTGGTGACTCCATTCTCATTGCACTCACAGAACCACTTTTGAAGTtagataattggatgaaggtggttaTCAATAATTTCTGTTCACTAATATCGGTTGCAGTGCAATTAGTACGCAATCGAACAATAATgttagcaaataacaacatgcaaatcgTTTAACctatttatttcagttaatataaatataatgtggtgaagaagTTAATCAATGTTTCCAACATGTTAACTGCTTTCGCATGTGAACTTTCCGATTGTTCTTTCCAGTATAACTTTCCGCTAGTTCTaactaatatcacttttcatacaacAACTAGCAGCTCCAGAGATGCCaaaaaagaaccagtttatacaggtctagaggaggGAACACGAGGAAGGACAACTGGCTACACATGGAATGATGACCCCCCCAACTCatggaacaatgaccagaggaatcaaccaatggggcaTTGAGTTTTTGGGAGGTCATGaaccatcgacctatgaatgtggacatTACTACTGTAACTGCGTATCTTTGTGCTATCACTGCTTcttatgactgtacagtgtataaattgttcacctctggctttgaaaaccagagcgttctgatagaagcttatTTTTGATGCCAACCGTGCTAGCGTATGCATGTGATACTTTGCCTGTAATCTATTTGCAAATAAAGCTTGTGTGCTTTGGTTCGAATTggaaaatctttatttcatacAATAGATACGGACATATCACCACCCACATTAAGGGTGAGATATTCATGGAAGCTTGCAGTCATCTAAAGCTGAAGTTTTACTGCTGATATAAATGATAACATACCaatttataaatttaaaatacagattgtttttttaaatattagtcACGGAAGTGACTTGCTCTATGTATGATGACTTTATGTAGAGACCATTTTTTAGTAGTTCCTTCCATGTTCTGTATGTCATTGCTATTCATGTGGTCAGCATATGCTCGCACAAGTAATTCACTATCCTTAAAGCTCAAAAATCAGACATATTGTAATAtccttaaaaaaacattttaatttgcatTCTCAACACGTCTTATTTAGTATTACCAGAGACATAGAAAGTGCTATTTACTTACAGTACATTTAAATGCCAATTTACACTGAACAACAGCAA
The nucleotide sequence above comes from Mixophyes fleayi isolate aMixFle1 chromosome 6, aMixFle1.hap1, whole genome shotgun sequence. Encoded proteins:
- the TCF15 gene encoding transcription factor 15; its protein translation is MAFTMLRSMPTHVIYPDVSMMSEDEENRSESDTSDQSFDCYESSAKRRKVPRTTGQVVVVKQRQAANARERDRTQSVNTAFTALRTLIPTEPVDRKLSKIETLRLASSYISHLANVLLLGEGCEDGQPCFSTVYRPRDEADSKHPRSICTFCLSNQRKGATRREHAGNCLKVRGLNTLRIPQR